One region of Candidatus Omnitrophota bacterium genomic DNA includes:
- a CDS encoding response regulator transcription factor produces MAIEVMLVDDHEVVKQGIKSVLAKEPDISVVAEASDGKEAVRIAKEKSPDIVIMDITLPQLNGLDASYQIIKQNKKIKILILSMHENRAFVEEALGYGIKGYILKDSAADEIAHAIREVYSGKYFLSSKISSFVIEDYLFKRKPAIRLRSKAILTLREREIIQLIAEGLSSKEIAQKFKLSTKTVLVHRNNIMRKLNLHNQAQLVRFAIKEGIISV; encoded by the coding sequence ATGGCGATTGAAGTAATGTTAGTAGACGATCATGAGGTAGTCAAGCAAGGTATCAAAAGCGTGCTTGCCAAAGAGCCGGATATTTCAGTAGTGGCCGAGGCCTCAGATGGAAAAGAGGCAGTAAGGATAGCGAAAGAAAAATCCCCGGATATTGTTATTATGGATATTACCTTACCGCAGCTAAACGGCCTTGATGCTAGTTATCAGATAATCAAGCAGAACAAAAAGATAAAAATCCTGATTTTAAGCATGCATGAGAACCGAGCCTTTGTTGAAGAGGCCCTTGGTTACGGCATCAAGGGCTACATCCTAAAGGATTCGGCAGCTGATGAGATAGCCCATGCTATCAGAGAGGTTTATTCAGGAAAATATTTTTTAAGTTCAAAGATTTCCTCTTTTGTAATAGAAGATTATCTTTTTAAAAGAAAGCCGGCTATCAGGCTAAGAAGTAAAGCCATTCTTACCCTGCGCGAAAGAGAGATTATCCAGCTTATTGCCGAAGGCCTAAGCAGTAAAGAGATAGCTCAAAAATTCAAACTCTCCACTAAAACCGTACTGGTTCATAGGAATAATATAATGCGCAAGCTAAACCTGCATAATCAAGCTCAGCTTGTAAGATTTGCTATAAAAGAAGGGATAATAAGCGTATAG
- the glgA gene encoding glycogen synthase GlgA — protein sequence MKNLKILLLSSEVTPFAKTGGLADVTGILPIELKSLGCNVAVFLPYYRQTKVKGKDFEIRLVKKDLKTRVGNVDIYFSLYQCKREKCDFFFIDRPEFFDRDFLYGTSVQDYPDNAHRFAFFAKSVLTSIAAIGFRPDVIHCNDWQTALTPFYLKYAGENTELFKNSGTLFTIHNLAYQGLFEKEIMPEIGIGYEFFTPESLEFYGRGSFIKAGILYSDAISTVSKGYAREILTKEFGCGLEGLLNLRKDALYGILNGVDYSDWNPKLDKFIKTRYDITTLDKKLMCKKDLLSQMKLKASLDAPLLGIISRLAEQKGIDIVCAAMAQIIKLGANVVILGTGDEKYHKLLRELARKYPKNIGIKITFDNALAHKIEAGSDMFLMPSRYEPCGLNQMYSLRYGTIPVVRAVGGLDDTIIDYSQDPVSGNGFKFNQANTDDFINALKRAISVYSNKKEWIKLLKRAMGFDFSWEKSAKEYIRLYTQIAKRH from the coding sequence ATGAAAAATTTAAAAATTCTGTTGCTCTCTTCAGAAGTCACCCCTTTTGCTAAAACAGGCGGCTTAGCCGACGTAACTGGTATTTTGCCTATAGAGCTTAAATCTTTAGGTTGCAATGTGGCAGTATTTTTGCCGTATTACCGCCAGACAAAGGTTAAAGGCAAGGACTTCGAAATAAGACTGGTAAAGAAAGATTTAAAGACAAGGGTAGGCAATGTGGATATTTATTTTTCTCTTTATCAATGCAAGAGAGAAAAATGTGATTTCTTTTTTATAGATAGACCTGAGTTTTTTGATAGGGATTTTCTCTACGGCACCTCGGTCCAGGATTATCCGGATAATGCCCATCGTTTTGCCTTTTTTGCTAAGTCGGTCCTGACTTCTATTGCTGCTATTGGTTTCAGGCCAGACGTTATTCATTGTAATGATTGGCAGACAGCATTAACCCCCTTTTATTTGAAATACGCAGGAGAAAATACTGAGCTTTTTAAGAATTCAGGAACACTTTTCACTATACATAATTTAGCCTATCAGGGGCTTTTCGAAAAAGAGATAATGCCAGAAATAGGCATTGGTTATGAATTTTTTACCCCTGAGTCTCTTGAATTTTACGGCAGAGGCAGCTTTATAAAGGCAGGCATACTTTATTCTGATGCAATTAGCACGGTAAGCAAAGGATATGCACGTGAGATTTTAACCAAAGAATTCGGCTGTGGATTAGAGGGCCTTCTTAATCTACGCAAAGACGCCCTTTATGGAATATTGAATGGAGTGGACTATTCTGATTGGAATCCAAAGTTGGATAAGTTTATTAAAACTAGATATGATATAACTACTTTAGACAAAAAGCTTATGTGCAAGAAGGACTTATTGAGCCAAATGAAACTAAAGGCATCTTTAGACGCTCCTTTATTAGGAATAATAAGCAGGCTAGCTGAACAAAAAGGTATAGATATAGTTTGTGCTGCTATGGCTCAAATTATAAAACTCGGCGCTAATGTAGTAATCTTGGGGACCGGTGATGAGAAATATCATAAGCTATTGAGAGAATTGGCTAGGAAATACCCAAAGAATATAGGCATAAAAATTACTTTTGATAACGCCCTGGCCCACAAAATTGAGGCAGGTTCTGATATGTTTCTTATGCCTTCACGTTACGAGCCGTGCGGCTTAAATCAGATGTATAGTTTGAGATACGGCACTATACCTGTGGTAAGGGCGGTTGGCGGTCTTGATGATACCATTATTGATTATTCGCAGGATCCTGTCTCAGGTAATGGTTTTAAATTCAATCAGGCCAATACTGATGATTTTATTAATGCTTTAAAAAGAGCCATTTCTGTTTATTCTAATAAAAAAGAATGGATTAAACTGCTTAAAAGGGCAATGGGTTTTGATTTTTCTTGGGAGAAGTCTGCCAAAGAATATATTAGGCTTTATACGCAAATAGCCAAGAGACATTAG
- a CDS encoding glycosyltransferase family 4 protein, with amino-acid sequence MRIALFAWESMHSISVGGVAFHVTELACALERKGNEVHLFTRLGDGGQAWYERIHGVHYHRCPFSSGNDFLEEINNMCRSFTESFFKTEDYVGEFDVIHAHDWLTSNALVWIKEGRGHKSILTIHSTEYGRCGNNFFGGNSARIMDHEKHGSYCADRAIAVSNALKNEIMWVYNLPDSKVSVIYNGINYRNYDGWIDSASVRRVYDIGPMDPVVLFVGRMVYQKGPDLLMEAIPNILKYYNNAKFVFVGDGSMRGHVQETARHMGLSSATKFLGYVNGWRLIDLYRASDIICIPSRNEPFGIVILEAWSAGKPVIVSSNGGPSEIVWHDVNGLKVYPNTDSVSWGVGTAFSDFDHLRWMGRNGRIAVETAFSWDTIAEQVLNVYHS; translated from the coding sequence ATGCGTATCGCACTTTTTGCATGGGAATCCATGCATTCAATAAGTGTGGGTGGCGTCGCTTTCCATGTTACAGAACTTGCCTGTGCCCTGGAGAGAAAAGGCAATGAAGTACATCTGTTTACTCGTCTAGGTGATGGGGGACAGGCCTGGTATGAAAGGATACATGGTGTTCATTATCACCGTTGTCCTTTTAGTTCTGGCAACGATTTCCTAGAAGAGATAAATAATATGTGCCGTTCCTTTACGGAGAGTTTCTTTAAAACAGAGGATTATGTAGGCGAATTTGACGTTATCCATGCTCATGATTGGCTTACTTCCAATGCCTTGGTCTGGATAAAAGAGGGTAGAGGCCATAAGTCAATACTTACCATTCATTCCACTGAATATGGCAGATGCGGCAATAACTTTTTTGGCGGTAATTCTGCCAGGATAATGGATCATGAAAAGCATGGTAGCTATTGCGCAGATAGGGCGATAGCGGTCTCCAATGCTTTAAAAAATGAGATAATGTGGGTTTATAATTTGCCGGATTCTAAGGTTTCTGTTATTTATAATGGTATAAATTATAGAAACTATGACGGCTGGATAGATTCAGCTTCTGTGCGGCGTGTTTATGATATCGGGCCCATGGATCCGGTTGTTTTGTTTGTAGGAAGGATGGTCTATCAAAAGGGGCCGGATTTACTGATGGAGGCAATACCTAACATACTTAAGTATTACAATAATGCGAAATTTGTCTTTGTCGGAGACGGTTCGATGCGAGGGCATGTTCAGGAGACGGCAAGGCATATGGGTTTAAGCTCCGCAACTAAATTCCTAGGCTATGTTAATGGCTGGAGACTAATTGATTTATATAGGGCCTCTGATATTATCTGCATCCCCAGTAGAAACGAACCATTCGGAATAGTTATCTTAGAGGCATGGAGCGCAGGAAAGCCGGTCATTGTTTCATCAAACGGCGGCCCCAGCGAAATAGTTTGGCATGATGTTAATGGCCTAAAAGTTTATCCTAATACTGACTCAGTTTCCTGGGGAGTAGGAACAGCTTTTAGTGATTTTGATCACCTAAGATGGATGGGTAGAAACGGCAGGATCGCAGTTGAGACAGCATTTTCCTGGGATACCATTGCAGAGCAGGTATTAAATGTCTACCACAGCTAA
- a CDS encoding sensor histidine kinase, which produces MSKNRKKSKVKLDNVPLDMQRNLEIIKQHFSKIFMLQEEEKKRISRDLHDETGQVVVALGASLNIIERDIKEGSVQQALEKIEEVRELIKGLAAKMKIMAFNLRPPGLDILGLSAVFREFFAQCSESNPAIRIEFDENLKGVKLREDIEITLYRIVQEATYNIIKYADASLVKVNLILSQDSIQLIIEDDGKGFDYGKHTREAGITKMGLRGIKERVDILDGDLKITSSSGKGTKISVILPIA; this is translated from the coding sequence ATGTCTAAAAATAGGAAGAAATCCAAAGTCAAATTAGATAATGTCCCTCTGGATATGCAGAGAAATTTAGAGATAATAAAGCAGCATTTTAGCAAAATATTTATGCTGCAAGAAGAGGAGAAAAAGAGAATATCCCGCGACTTGCATGATGAAACAGGTCAGGTTGTGGTGGCCTTGGGCGCTTCGCTTAACATTATCGAGAGGGATATAAAAGAAGGCAGTGTGCAGCAGGCCTTAGAGAAGATAGAGGAGGTGAGAGAATTGATTAAAGGCCTGGCTGCTAAGATGAAGATTATGGCATTTAATTTAAGGCCGCCTGGTTTAGATATTTTAGGGCTTTCTGCGGTTTTTCGGGAATTTTTTGCCCAATGCAGCGAATCAAATCCCGCGATAAGAATAGAGTTTGACGAAAATCTCAAAGGAGTTAAGCTTAGGGAAGACATAGAGATTACTCTTTACCGTATAGTCCAGGAGGCAACCTATAATATAATCAAGTATGCCGATGCTTCTTTAGTTAAAGTAAACTTAATCCTTTCTCAAGATAGTATCCAGTTAATTATTGAAGATGACGGAAAAGGCTTTGATTATGGCAAACATACGAGAGAGGCGGGGATAACCAAGATGGGCTTGCGGGGGATAAAAGAAAGAGTGGACATCTTAGATGGTGATTTAAAAATAACCTCTTCTTCTGGCAAGGGCACAAAGATTTCCGTTATCCTGCCTATAGCTTAG
- the galT gene encoding galactose-1-phosphate uridylyltransferase: MGELRKDPVLGRWVIIATERNKRPDAFVSEKKESPPDNIEKCPFCVGKEKITPPEIYSLRDPNTKPDEPGWRIRVVPNKFPALSIDIPIEKKGFGLHDMMTNFGAHEVVIENTDHHKEIKDQSIDEIVDVISVLQYRIEDLHKDHRFRYILVFKNKGSNAGASLAHPHHQIIALPITPKRVKEELKGANLYFKMKERCIFCDLMEQEKSWGERIIYENDAFISFCPYASRFPFEVCIMPKEHSIDFYDPKIKQDIRSLADILKVILARYNKVLNDPEYNYIIHASPNRFSRTGYWQTIEQDYHWHIELFPKLTKVAGFEWGSGFYINPVSPELAAKYLKEAQV, encoded by the coding sequence ATGGGAGAACTTAGAAAAGATCCGGTTTTGGGTAGATGGGTAATTATTGCCACAGAGAGAAATAAGCGGCCTGACGCTTTTGTCAGCGAGAAAAAAGAAAGCCCTCCGGATAATATTGAGAAATGCCCTTTTTGCGTTGGTAAGGAAAAGATAACCCCGCCTGAAATTTATAGCTTACGCGATCCCAACACAAAGCCCGATGAGCCAGGCTGGCGCATAAGAGTGGTGCCGAATAAGTTTCCAGCCTTAAGCATTGATATCCCCATTGAGAAAAAAGGATTCGGACTTCATGACATGATGACTAATTTCGGAGCACACGAAGTGGTTATTGAAAATACAGACCACCATAAAGAAATAAAAGATCAGTCAATTGATGAGATTGTGGATGTCATAAGCGTGCTTCAATATAGAATCGAAGATTTGCATAAAGACCACAGGTTTCGTTACATCCTGGTTTTTAAAAATAAAGGAAGCAATGCCGGAGCCTCTTTGGCGCATCCGCATCATCAGATTATAGCCCTTCCGATTACCCCCAAAAGAGTGAAGGAAGAATTAAAGGGCGCGAATTTATATTTTAAGATGAAGGAACGCTGTATTTTCTGCGATTTAATGGAGCAGGAGAAGTCCTGGGGGGAAAGGATAATCTACGAGAATGACGCATTTATAAGCTTTTGTCCTTATGCCTCGCGTTTTCCATTCGAGGTTTGTATAATGCCCAAAGAGCACAGCATTGATTTCTATGATCCAAAGATAAAGCAGGACATAAGGTCTCTGGCGGACATCTTAAAGGTAATTCTGGCCAGATATAATAAAGTATTAAATGATCCTGAATATAATTACATAATTCATGCCTCGCCAAATCGTTTCTCTCGTACTGGCTATTGGCAGACAATCGAACAGGATTATCATTGGCATATAGAGCTTTTCCCCAAGCTTACTAAGGTAGCGGGATTTGAATGGGGAAGCGGTTTTTATATTAATCCAGTCTCGCCAGAGTTAGCAGCTAAATACTTGAAAGAAGCCCAAGTCTAA
- a CDS encoding isoamylase early set domain-containing protein, whose amino-acid sequence MARKKNQKGAKVIFMLEAQQASKVSLAGDFNKWDEKKILLKKSKDNIWKKEVVLKPGRYEYKFVVDGNWMADPNNSNKSLSAIGTENSVIEI is encoded by the coding sequence ATGGCAAGGAAGAAGAACCAGAAAGGGGCTAAAGTAATCTTTATGCTTGAGGCCCAGCAAGCAAGCAAAGTTAGCCTAGCGGGAGATTTTAACAAATGGGACGAGAAGAAGATATTGCTTAAAAAAAGCAAGGATAACATCTGGAAGAAAGAGGTCGTTCTTAAGCCAGGCAGATACGAGTATAAATTCGTAGTTGACGGCAATTGGATGGCTGATCCTAATAACTCAAATAAGTCTCTGAGTGCAATAGGCACTGAAAATTCAGTCATAGAAATTTAA
- a CDS encoding glycosyl hydrolase family 57 gives MKDIVAGLPNIFSQNIKSKERKKTEKELFAPFSSLPFDKINTAFAIALHMHQPTIPAQGDDLARAGLISNLEYMMKHQNIGDNHNAPVFLSCYSRMSDIIRELLDKGLHPRIMLDYSGNLLWGLRQMGEAKVLDNLSQITVDKKYYPSLEWLGTMWSHAVVSSTPVPDISLHIRAWRNHFGAIFGQEALNRLKGFSAPEMQLPIHPDVCFEYIKALKEAGYEWLLVQEHTIENLDGSPIRRPHFPHRLIAKNSFGKTQEIAVFIKTQGSDTKLVAQMQPYYEAKSRQREEYAKKSLPPLVLQISDGENGGVMMNEFPPKYKEVFNEIGREGTVALNVSEYFEYIKRERVKEEDFLPVQPISQHKIWEFVNKFSPRAVEEAIQKAKNKYGQINLEKASWTNDKNWVKGYMDILDPINKLSARFHERFDDTPMDCPDPKYRQALLYLLLSQTSCFRYWGKGIWTEYAREICRRGMEAIEKS, from the coding sequence ATGAAAGATATAGTGGCTGGCCTGCCAAATATTTTCAGCCAAAATATAAAATCAAAAGAAAGAAAGAAAACAGAAAAAGAGCTTTTTGCCCCTTTCAGCAGTCTTCCCTTTGATAAGATTAATACTGCTTTTGCTATTGCCTTGCATATGCATCAACCTACCATTCCGGCCCAAGGCGATGATTTAGCCAGGGCTGGCCTTATAAGCAATCTAGAATATATGATGAAGCACCAGAATATCGGGGATAACCATAATGCCCCGGTATTCCTGAGTTGTTATTCGCGTATGTCAGATATAATCAGAGAACTCCTAGATAAAGGGCTTCATCCGCGGATAATGTTAGATTATTCCGGAAATCTCTTGTGGGGATTGCGCCAGATGGGAGAGGCAAAGGTCTTGGATAATCTAAGCCAGATAACGGTTGATAAGAAATATTATCCCTCTCTAGAGTGGTTAGGCACAATGTGGTCTCATGCAGTGGTTAGCTCAACTCCGGTTCCTGATATATCTTTGCATATCCGCGCCTGGAGAAATCATTTTGGCGCTATATTCGGCCAGGAGGCGCTTAATCGCCTGAAAGGTTTTTCTGCGCCGGAGATGCAACTGCCTATTCATCCAGATGTCTGTTTTGAATATATAAAGGCCTTAAAAGAGGCAGGTTATGAATGGTTGCTTGTTCAGGAGCACACTATCGAGAATCTAGACGGTTCTCCTATACGAAGGCCGCATTTTCCCCACCGACTAATTGCCAAGAATTCTTTTGGTAAGACTCAGGAGATAGCTGTATTCATAAAGACGCAGGGTTCGGATACCAAACTGGTAGCCCAGATGCAACCTTATTATGAAGCAAAATCGAGACAGAGAGAGGAGTATGCCAAAAAGAGCCTACCGCCTTTGGTATTACAAATAAGTGATGGAGAAAACGGCGGGGTGATGATGAATGAGTTTCCTCCTAAATATAAAGAGGTATTTAATGAAATAGGCCGGGAAGGAACGGTCGCTTTAAATGTAAGCGAGTATTTTGAATATATAAAAAGAGAGCGGGTTAAAGAGGAGGACTTTTTGCCGGTCCAGCCGATATCCCAGCATAAAATTTGGGAATTCGTTAATAAGTTTTCTCCCCGGGCAGTTGAAGAGGCTATCCAGAAGGCAAAAAATAAATACGGACAGATTAATCTAGAAAAGGCCTCCTGGACAAACGATAAAAACTGGGTGAAAGGGTATATGGATATCCTAGATCCGATAAATAAATTAAGCGCTCGTTTTCATGAACGCTTTGATGATACGCCTATGGATTGTCCGGATCCGAAATATCGGCAGGCACTTCTATATTTATTGCTTTCTCAAACAAGTTGTTTTCGCTATTGGGGCAAAGGTATCTGGACAGAATATGCAAGAGAGATCTGCCGTAGAGGCATGGAGGCAATCGAAAAATCCTAG
- a CDS encoding DUF1957 domain-containing protein gives MAQGYLCLMLHAHLPFVRHPEEEYFLEENWLYEAITETYIPLIKVFDRLIKDGVDFRITMSLTPPLVSMLKDPLLQNRYQRHIDRSIELAAKEIERTGYDPYFHGLALMYHRKLVEAKEIFSNRYNKDIVEAFKAFQDLGYVEIVASCATHGFLPLLCLNPSDVAAQVNIGVQHYKKTFGRDPKGFWLPECGYYPGLDEALKEAGIRYFFLDSHGILNADPLPRYSVYAPVYCPSGVAAFARDWESSKQVWSSKEGYPGDPVYREYYKDIGYELDYDYIKPYIHPAGIRINTGLKYWRITGNSDYKEAYSPQAAKDKAAEHAGNFMFNREKQVQHLLSTMDRKPIIVAPYDAELFGHWWFEGPMWIDFLARKIFYDQQTISMITPSQYLGEYPTNQMCLPSSSSWGYKGYNDVWVEGSNDWLYRHVHAAGEKMRELSEILDTYSDKAKHDLYRRALNQAGRELLLTQASDWAFIMKTGTMVPYAQKRVKVHLSRFKRLYNDIVNNTIDNEWLGEVEARDNIFADMDCAKYFILKRESANKNI, from the coding sequence ATGGCTCAAGGTTACCTTTGTTTAATGCTTCACGCACACTTGCCGTTCGTAAGACATCCGGAAGAGGAATATTTTCTTGAGGAGAACTGGCTGTATGAGGCTATTACTGAAACATATATTCCTCTGATAAAGGTTTTTGATAGGCTCATCAAAGATGGGGTAGATTTTAGAATTACTATGTCTTTGACCCCGCCTCTGGTCTCGATGTTAAAAGACCCCCTATTGCAGAATAGATACCAGCGGCATATTGACAGATCAATTGAATTAGCAGCCAAAGAAATAGAAAGGACAGGTTACGATCCTTATTTTCATGGGTTGGCTCTGATGTATCATCGCAAGCTAGTCGAGGCAAAGGAAATATTCTCTAACAGATACAATAAGGATATCGTGGAAGCCTTTAAGGCCTTCCAGGATTTAGGCTATGTTGAGATAGTCGCTTCCTGTGCCACTCACGGATTCTTGCCTTTGCTTTGCTTAAATCCTTCTGATGTAGCAGCCCAAGTTAATATAGGAGTCCAACATTATAAAAAGACCTTTGGCCGGGATCCCAAAGGATTCTGGCTTCCGGAATGCGGTTATTATCCGGGCCTTGATGAGGCCCTAAAAGAAGCGGGCATAAGATATTTCTTCTTAGATTCCCACGGTATTCTAAACGCGGATCCTTTGCCGCGTTACAGCGTATATGCTCCGGTTTATTGCCCTTCCGGCGTAGCTGCCTTTGCCCGGGACTGGGAGTCTTCAAAGCAGGTCTGGAGCTCAAAAGAGGGATACCCAGGTGATCCTGTCTACAGAGAATATTATAAAGATATCGGTTACGAATTGGATTATGATTATATAAAGCCTTATATTCATCCTGCCGGAATACGCATAAATACCGGCTTAAAATATTGGCGGATTACCGGTAACAGCGATTATAAAGAGGCCTATTCTCCGCAGGCAGCCAAAGACAAGGCAGCAGAGCACGCAGGAAATTTTATGTTTAACCGAGAGAAGCAGGTCCAACATCTTCTCTCGACTATGGACAGGAAACCGATTATAGTTGCTCCTTATGATGCAGAGCTCTTTGGCCACTGGTGGTTCGAAGGGCCGATGTGGATAGATTTTCTAGCGCGCAAAATATTTTATGACCAGCAGACAATAAGCATGATTACTCCTTCGCAGTATTTGGGCGAATATCCTACTAATCAAATGTGTCTGCCTTCTTCTTCCAGCTGGGGCTATAAAGGCTATAATGACGTTTGGGTAGAAGGTAGTAATGATTGGCTCTATAGGCATGTGCATGCTGCCGGAGAGAAGATGAGAGAACTCTCTGAAATATTGGACACTTATTCTGATAAGGCAAAACATGACCTTTACCGGAGGGCTTTGAACCAGGCTGGCCGGGAATTATTGCTTACCCAGGCCAGTGATTGGGCATTTATTATGAAAACAGGAACAATGGTGCCTTATGCGCAGAAAAGAGTCAAAGTACATCTTTCTAGATTCAAACGTCTCTATAATGACATCGTCAACAATACAATAGATAATGAATGGTTAGGAGAGGTTGAAGCTAGGGACAATATATTTGCAGATATGGATTGTGCAAAATATTTTATATTAAAGAGAGAATCGGCAAATAAGAATATATAA
- a CDS encoding DUF4912 domain-containing protein gives MKRQKIIKRVYEKGREITVSGAKEKTYPKAKHPKPVSAARKAAALVSKTSLVSGPAEKKKPLRLPVDEGLPQKRHWIDDYQFPADYGLNRVRLMVKDPFWVFAYWEIPFDNLNSLKSRLSDEEIRTAKTVLRMYDVTLLDFNGTNANSYFDIEVDIYANNWYVNLYKDGVSYIAEIGLRTAGGRFISLARSNCVHTPRVSYSPRSEQIWMNVQDGSKESVFVRPSIAVSKDASISAAQYQKKGLRRIYLTDEDIRSYYSRLNPSLRDIISARLLSYFGRKGRGLNLLLEGETEKERRRTLAGLPKGYSLRRIFLGASESMVVLGPGGSEERIKQPGASELVQERIERKFFFELSTELIVYGRTESDAQVWLGDKKINLNKDGTFSLRFSLPSDGIIPLEFKAESKDKSQKRKIDTRVERRTDKEK, from the coding sequence ATGAAAAGACAGAAGATAATAAAACGTGTCTACGAAAAAGGAAGAGAGATAACCGTCTCTGGCGCTAAAGAAAAGACCTATCCTAAGGCTAAACATCCCAAGCCTGTTTCCGCAGCAAGAAAAGCCGCAGCCCTTGTGAGTAAAACTTCTCTTGTTTCAGGCCCGGCTGAGAAAAAGAAGCCTCTGCGTTTGCCAGTAGATGAAGGTCTACCCCAGAAGAGGCATTGGATAGATGATTACCAGTTTCCCGCTGATTACGGCCTAAATCGCGTAAGGCTGATGGTTAAGGATCCGTTTTGGGTTTTTGCCTATTGGGAGATTCCATTTGATAATCTGAACTCTTTAAAGTCAAGGCTCAGTGACGAAGAGATCAGAACAGCAAAGACTGTCTTGAGAATGTATGATGTGACTCTCCTAGACTTTAACGGCACTAATGCAAATAGTTATTTTGATATTGAGGTTGATATCTATGCAAATAACTGGTATGTAAATCTCTACAAGGATGGCGTTTCTTACATAGCGGAGATAGGTTTGCGTACTGCTGGAGGCAGATTTATTTCCTTGGCTAGATCAAACTGTGTCCATACTCCCCGTGTTAGCTATTCTCCCCGCAGCGAACAGATATGGATGAATGTTCAGGACGGTAGTAAGGAATCCGTTTTTGTAAGACCGAGCATAGCTGTTAGTAAAGACGCATCGATATCCGCTGCCCAATATCAAAAGAAAGGCCTAAGGAGGATTTATCTTACCGATGAGGACATAAGAAGTTATTATTCACGCCTGAATCCTTCATTGAGAGATATTATATCCGCCCGCTTACTCAGTTATTTTGGCAGAAAGGGCAGAGGCCTTAACTTACTTTTAGAAGGAGAGACCGAAAAAGAAAGGCGCAGGACCCTTGCCGGTTTACCCAAAGGTTATTCCTTAAGGAGGATTTTCTTGGGCGCTTCTGAAAGCATGGTTGTTTTAGGCCCGGGTGGTAGCGAAGAGCGCATAAAACAGCCCGGGGCTAGTGAATTAGTTCAGGAGAGGATAGAAAGGAAGTTCTTCTTTGAGCTGTCAACAGAATTAATTGTTTACGGACGCACAGAATCAGATGCCCAAGTCTGGTTAGGAGATAAAAAGATTAATTTAAATAAAGACGGTACGTTTAGTTTAAGATTTTCTTTACCCTCAGATGGTATTATACCTTTAGAATTTAAAGCAGAGTCTAAGGATAAGAGCCAGAAAAGAAAAATAGATACCAGGGTAGAGAGAAGAACCGATAAAGAGAAATAG